Proteins encoded together in one Spodoptera frugiperda isolate SF20-4 chromosome 15, AGI-APGP_CSIRO_Sfru_2.0, whole genome shotgun sequence window:
- the LOC118279250 gene encoding lysine-specific demethylase 6A isoform X5, with amino-acid sequence MALYVSPGFTRAADAHLRLALMFKARRHWTIAAVHFRRARLAPHQDATFTRLELSFHAAHLLEARGLRKAARDAYERLLKEPQLSSTLKADVCRQLGWLYHRCVSLGEPAARARAAIWCLQRAVAAEPESGAGLYLLGRCFAAQGKVHDAFIAYRNSVEKSEGNADTWCSIGVLYQQQNQPMDALQAYICAVQLDKGHSAAWTNLGSLYESCQMPRDAFACYTNGGAAATASHSALRQRLAFLRAHLAHAPMPSVTGKRRQLPSIEEAWNLPISAEMSSRAPKSAPPPYPGKRPEEPPPLTQHQLQTLQFLQKNSNNLSPQQQALMQQLLTQYRQAQAARARAVTKSEGSATGGDNAESLAEDLLKRFSDTQPEVKKEPISADSSSNAGSSGETVLGGRQPVVKLEPLKTDPLKPVSFHIGMNSKQILESCKENAGPPTAWSVLGDGCGPPEPPPVPPPRLSPEQLAPPAPFVYVESKRDAFSPQLQDFCLKHPIAVVRGLTAALKLDLGLFSTKTLVEAWPDHAVEVRTQLMQSADENWDPTGRRRVWACASHRSHTTVRKYAQYQAGSFQESLREERERGGANTATGGGALSDSDGRESGSGPVKRRRAARMLRFGTNVDLSDERKWRPQLTELQKLPAFARVASAANMLSHVGHVILGMNTVQLYMKVPGSRTPGHQENNNFCSININIGPGDCEWFGVPDAYWGGVRDLCERHGLSYLHGSWWPDPEELRAHGVPVYRFTQRPGDLVWVNAGCVHWVQATGWCNNIAWNVGPLTARQYSLALERYEWNKVQNFKSIVPMVHLTWNLARNIRVSDPRLHRAMRTCLLQTMRAAAGTLAAVRARNVPVRFHGRARGEASHYCGACEREVWHALLVREHERRHVVHCLACARRAAPSLAGFLCLEEHHMDELAQVYDAFTLHRPAPAAAHAAAGVPVAVPD; translated from the exons ATGGCACTGTACGTGTCGCCGGGGTTCACCCGCGCGGCAGACGCGCACCTGCGGCTGGCGCTCATGTTCAAGGCGCGCCGCCACTGGACCATCGCCGCCGTCCACTTCAGGCGCGCCCGCCTCGCACCACACCAGGATGCCACCTTCACCCGGCTCGAGCTCAGCTTCCACGCCGCGCATCTGCTTGAAGCGAGAGGTCTGAGGAAAGCAGCCAGAGATGCATATGAAAGGCTGCTAAAGGAACCTCAGTTGTCCTCCACTTTAAAAGCCGATGTTTGCAGACAGCTAG GATGGCTCTACCACCGCTGTGTGTCACTGGGTGAGCCGGCAGCTCGCGCGCGGGCTGCCATCTGGTGCCTGCAGCGAGCCGTGGCTGCCGAGCCCGAGTCAGGGGCGGGACTCTATCTACTCGGACGGTGCTTCGCAGCACAAGGAAAAGTACACGATGCCTTCATTGCGTACAGGAATTCTGTGGAAAAGTCCGAAGGAAATGCTGACACATGGTGTTCTATAGG CGTTTTGTATCAGCAACAGAACCAGCCCATGGACGCCTTGCAAGCATACATCTGCGCGGTGCAACTAGATAAGGGTCACTCTGCGGCGTGGACTAACTTGGGCAGTTTGTACGAAAGCTGCCAAATGCCAAGAGACGCATTCGCGTGTTATACAAACGGCGGGGCAGCTGCAACTGCATCGCATTCCGCTTTACGGCAAAGGCTCGCTTTCCTGAGAGCACACTTGGCACATGCCCCAATGCCTTCTGTTACGGGAAA ACGACGCCAACTCCCGTCAATCGAGGAAGCTTGGAACCTGCCAATATCCGCGGAAATGTCTTCCCGTGCGCCTAAGTCAGCCCCCCCGCCATACCCAGGGAAGAGACCCGAGGAGCCCCCGCCACTCACACAACACCAGTTGCAGACTCTACAGTTCTTACAGAAGAACTCCAACAATTTGTCACCTCAGCAACAA GCTTTGATGCAGCAGTTACTGACGCAGTATCGACAAGCGCAGGCGGCGCGAGCGCGTGCG GTGACGAAAAGCGAAGGTAGCGCCACCGGCGGCGACAACGCTGAGTCGCTCGCCGAAGATCTGTTGAAGAGGTTCTCAGATACTCAACCCGAAGTAAAGAAGGAGCCTATCAGTG cagATAGCTCCAGTAATGCAGGCAGTAGTGGTGAAACTGTTCTCGGCGGGCGGCAGCCTGTTGTGAAGCTGGAGCCCCTTAAGACGGATCCGCTGAAGCCGGTCTCCTTCCATATCGGCATGAACTCGAAGCAGATTTTAGAATCTTGCAA GGAGAACGCTGGCCCTCCTACGGCGTGGTCAGTACTAGGCGACGGGTGCGGGCCGCCGGAGCCCCCTCCGGTACCACCACCGCGCCTGTCCCCTGAACAGTTGGCGCCACCAGCGCCTTTCGTTTACGTGGAGTCCAAGCGAGATGCATTCTCGCCACAGCTGCAAGACTTCTGTCTAAAGCACCCTATCGCTGTTGTTCGAGGCCTCACTGCGGCGCTGAAGCTTGACCTCGGGCTGTTCTCCACCAAGACTCTAGTGGAGGCGTGGCCCGACCATGCAGTGGAAGTGCGCACGCAACTCATGCAGTCGGCCGACGAGAACTGGGACCCCACCGGGCGGCGCCGCGTGTGGGCCTGCGCCTCGCACCGCTCGCACACCACCGTGCGCAAGTACGCGCAGTACCAGGCCGGCTCCTTCCAGGAGTCGCTGCGCGAGGAGCGCGAGCGGGGCGGCGCCAACACCGCCACCGGGGGCGGCGCGCTGTCCGACTCCGACGGCCGCGAGTCCGGCTCGGGGCCGGTCAAACGTCGCCGAGCTGCACGAATGCTGCGCTTTGGGACCAACGTAGATCTTTCAGACGAGCGAAAGTGGCGTCCTCAACTCACCGAGCTACAGAAGTTGCCAGCGTTCGCACGTGTCGCATCAGCTGCCAATATGCTATCACACGTAGGGCACGTTATTCTGGGCATGAACACGGTCCAGTTGTACATGAAAGTACCGGGCAGTCGCACACCCGGTCATCAAGAGAACAACAACTTCTGTTCGATCAACATTAACATCGGACCTGGCGATTGCGAGTGGTTCGGTGTACCCGATGCGTATTGGGGTGGAGTGCGCGACCTGTGCGAGAGGCATGGCTTGTCGTACTTACACGGGTCATGGTGGCCCGATCCTGAGGAGCTACGCGCGCACGGAGTGCCCGTGTATCGGTTCACGCAGCGGCCGGGAGACTTGGTGTGGGTCAACGCGGGGTGCGTGCACTGGGTGCAGGCCACCGGCTGGTGCAACAACATCGCGTGGAACGTCGGCCCGCTCACCGCGCGCCAGTACTCGCTGGCGCTGGAGCGGTACGAGTGGAACAAGGTGCAGAACTTCAAGTCCATCGTGCCCATGGTGCACCTGACGTGGAACCTGGCGCGCAACATCCGCGTGTCGGACCCGCGCCTGCACCGCGCCATGCGCACGTGCCTGCTGCAGACGATGCGCGCCGCGGCCGGCACGCTGGCGGCCGTGCGCGCGCGCAACGTGCCCGTGCGCTTCCACGGGCGCGCGCGCGGCGAGGCCAGCCACTACTGCGGCGCGTGCGAGCGCGAGGTGTGGCACGCGCTGCTGGTGCGCGAGCACGAGCGGCGCCACGTGGTGCACTGCCTGGCGtgcgcgcggcgcgcggcgcccAGCCTGGCCGGCTTCCTGTGCCTGGAGGAGCACCACATGGACGAGCTGGCGCAGGTGTACGACGCGTTCACGCTGCACCGGCCGGCGCCGGCGGCGGCGCACGCGGCGGCCGGCGTGCCGGTGGCGGTGCCGGACTGA